The following coding sequences are from one Panicum hallii strain FIL2 chromosome 5, PHallii_v3.1, whole genome shotgun sequence window:
- the LOC112892418 gene encoding mitogen-activated protein kinase kinase kinase 18-like — protein sequence MATAVSGRWTRVRTLGRGASGAVVSLAADAASGALFAVKSAAASAAAAEQLRREGAILSALRSPHVLPCLGFRAAADAGGECQLFLEFAPGGSLADVAARSGGGRLGERAVRAYAADVARGLAYLHGRALVHGDVKAANVVIGADGRAKLADFGCARSAAAGSARPLGGTPAFMAPEVARGEEQGPAADVWALGCTVLELATGRAPWGDLGDLLAAVHRIGYTDAVPEVPAWMSAEARDFLARCFARNPRDRWAAAELLEHPFLESAGKADEVAAEWVSPKSTLDAALWESDSDDEGDVPESPARRIKELAGACSALPDWDSDEGDWIQVLDEQCQACDLVPTNEAAKEMAGEDKCQLPSEASETEVDSIDADAEGVDPECSVAVALLAAPSAEQQVEPCSGSWSDPSVFAVTELKCQKPFLLPKCPLFPPSSALQLALLDLMIDYPIHIVLRHLELPNSLGAATIPETLF from the coding sequence ATGGCGACAGCGGTCAGCGGCCGGTGGACGCGCGTCCGCACGCTCGGCCGCGGCGCGTCGGGCGCGGTGGTATCGCTCGCCGCCGACGCGGCCTCGGGCGCGCTCTTCGCCGTCAAGTCCGCCgcggcgagcgccgccgcggcggagcaGCTGCGGCGCGAGGGGGCCATCCTGTCCGCGCTCCGCTCGCCGCACGTCCTCCCCTGCCTCGgcttccgcgccgccgccgacgccggggGCGAGTGCCAGCTCTTCCTCGAGTTCGCGCCGGGGGGCTCCCTCGCCGACGTCGcggcgaggagcggcggcgggcggctgggcGAGCGCGCCGTCCGCGCGTACGCGGCGGACGTGGCCAGGGGCCTGGCGTACCTCCACGGGCGCGCGCTCGTGCACGGGGACGTCAAGGCCGCCAACGTCGTGATCGGCGCCGACGGCCGCGCCAAGCTCGCGGACTTCGGGTGCGCCAGGTCGGCCGCGGCGGGCTCCGCGCGCCCCCTCGGCGGCACGCCGGCGTTCATGGCGCCCGAGGTggcgcgcggggaggagcagggcccCGCCGCCGACGTCTGGGCGCTGGGGTGCACCGTCCTCGAGCTGGCCACGGGGCGCGCCCCGTGGGGCGACCTCGGCGACCTCCTCGCGGCCGTGCACCGAATCGGGTACACGGACGCCGTGCCGGAGGTGCCCGCGTGGATGTCCGCGGAGGCCAGGGACTTCCTGGCCCGGTGCTTCGCGAGGAACCCGCGCgaccggtgggcggcggcggagctcctgGAGCACCCGTTCCTGGAGTCCGCCGGCAAGGCGGACGAGGTCGCGGCGGAATGGGTGTCCCCCAAGAGCACGCTGGACGCGGCGCTCTGGGAGTCCGACTCCGACGACGAGGGCGACGTGCCGGAGAGCCCCGCCCGGAGAATCAAGGAACTGGCCGGCGCCTGCTCGGCCTTGCCGGACTGGGATTCCGACGAAGGCGACTGGATCCAGGTGCTCGACGAGCAATGTCAAGCCTGCGATCTGGTGCCGACGAACGAGGCGGCCAAGGAGATGGCCGGCGAAGACAAGTGCCAGCTGCCGAGTGAAGCATCGGAAACAGAGGTTGATTCCATCGACGCCGATGCGGAGGGCGTTGATCCTGAGTGTTCTGTAGCTGTAGCATTATTAGCTGCGCCGTCAGCTGAGCAGCAGGTAGAGCCGTGCAGCGGTTCTTGGAGTGATCCATCTGTATTCGCTGTCACAGAATTGAAATGTCAAAAGCCATTTTTACTGCCAAAATGTCCCCTTTTCCCTCCGTCCTCTGCTCTACAACTCGCTCTGCTAGACCTGATGATTGATTATCCGATCCACATTGTTCTAAGACATCTAGAACTGCCGAACAGCTTGGGCGCTGCGACGATTCCAGAAACATTGTTCTAG
- the LOC112895560 gene encoding mitogen-activated protein kinase kinase kinase 17-like, which yields MDPSAARQLRRVRTLGRGTSGAVVWLASDDASGQLLAVKSAAAAGGAAAQLRREELVLEGLCSPHVVACLGSRAAAGGEHHLFLEFAPGGSLADEAARSGGRLEEPAIRAYARDMARGLAYLHGRSLVHGDVKARNVVIGGDGRARLTDFGCARPVQPSQSRPIGGTPAFMAPEVARGEQQGPAADVWAVACTVIEMATGRAPWSDMDDVFAAVHRIGYTDAVPELPAWLSAQAKDFLRVCLARNPRSRPTAAQLLEHPFLASACCDAKPAKHDWPSPNSTLNAAFWESDEEDEEASERAVERISSLARPWSGLSDWDSEEGWIQVHSECSRVSEAPAATVTTGAGVAPRIEALDAAVVDLHAVVVEEGAIRFPTCKVEARDDSSKCQRHSCVIAGGNVGNFDEFSRCQFQSHSRVSVGSNVGIADGLVKCQIHPRVGRNVGIADDAVKCQRHLRVSVGRDVEYLRPVVSHRGETVELDCPCNLEVEHEFNLVPIRPFC from the coding sequence ATGGATCCCTCCGCGGCGAGGCAGCTCAGGCGGGTCCGCACGCTGGGCCGCGGCACGTCCGGCGCCGTCGTGTGGCTGGCCTCCGACGACGCCTCGGGGCAGCTCCTGGCGGTCAagtcggcggccgccgccggcggggcggcggcgcagctgcGGCGCGAGGAGCTGGTGCTGGAGGGGCTCTGCTCGCCGCACGTCGTGGCCTGCCTCGgctcgcgcgccgccgcgggcgggGAGCACCACCTGTTCCTCGAGTTCGCGCCCGGCGGGTCGCTGGCCGACGAGGCCGCCAGGAGCGGGGGGCGACTCGAGGAGCCCGCCATCCGGGCGTACGCGCGGGACATGGCGCGGGGGCTCGCGTACCTCCACGGGCGGTCGCTCGTGCACGGGGACGTCAAGGCCAGGAACGTGGTGATCGGCGGGGACGGGCGCGCCAGGCTCACGGACTTCGGGTGCGCGCGGCCCGTCCAGCCGTCGCAGTCGCGGCCGATCGGCGGGACCCCGGCGTTCATGGCGCCGGAGGTGGCCCGCGGCGAGCAGCAGGGGCCGGCAGCCGACGTGTGGGCGGTCGCATGCACCGTCATCGAAATGGCCACCGGCCGCGCGCCGTGGAGCGACATGGACGACGTCTTCGCGGCCgttcacaggatcggctacaCGGACGCCGTCCCGGAGCTGCCCGCGTGGCTGTCGGCGCAAGCGAAGGACTTCCTGCGCGTGTGCCTGGCAAGGAACCCCCGCAGCCGACCCACGGCGGCGCAGCTACTGGAGCACCCGTTCCTCGCCTCCGCGTGCTGCGATGCCAAGCCGGCCAAGCACGACTGGCCGTCCCCCAACAGCACCCTCAATGCGGCATTCTGGGAGTCcgacgaggaggacgaggaggcctCTGAGCGAGCGGTCGAAAGGATCAGCTCATTGGCGAGACCCTGGTCAGGCTTGTCGGACTgggattccgaggaaggctggATCCAAGTGCACAGCGAGTGCTCCCGGGTCTCGGAGGCGCCGGCAGCCACGGTGACGACCGGTGCTGGTGTTGCCCCTAGGATTGAAGCGTTGGATGCCGCCGTGGTTGATCTCCATGCCGTCGTCGTGGAAGAAGGCGCCATTAGATTTCCAACGTGCAAGGTAGAAGCTAGAGATGATTCCAGCAAGTGCCAGAGACATTCATGTGTCATTGCAGGAGGCAATGTAGGAAATTTTGATGAATTTTCTAGGTGCCAGTTCCAGAGCCATTCTAGGGTGAGCGTAGGCAGCAACGTAGGAATTGCTGATGGCCTTGTCAAGTGCCAGATACATCCTAGGGTAGGCAGAAATGTAGGAATTGCTGATGATGCTGTCAAGTGCCAGAGACATCTCAGGGTTAGTGTAGGCAGAGATGTAGAGTATCTGCGCCCGGTCGTCAGTCACCGGGGCGAAACTGTGGAACTCGATTGTCCTTGCAACCTAGAGGTAGAGCATGAATTCAATTTGGTGCCAATTCGGCCGTTTTGCTGA
- the LOC112895561 gene encoding mitogen-activated protein kinase kinase kinase 17-like, with protein sequence MVATKQLRRVRTLGRGASGAVVWLASDEASGELLAVKSARAAGAAAQLRREGRVLEGLSSPHIVPCLGTRAAAGGEYQLLLEFAPGGSLADEAARSAGGSLAERDIRAYAGDVARGLAYLHGRSLVHGDVKARNVVIGADGRARLTDFGCARPAGSARPLGGTPAFMAPEVARGEEQGPAADVWALGCTVVEMATGRAPWSDMDDLLAAVHRIGYTDVVPEVPAWLSAEAKDFVARCFERRASARPTAAQLVAHPFVASAAARGPDARPAKQELPSPKTTLHDAFWDSDTEDEADELSTGAAERIGALACAGSALPDWDSDEGWIDLQDGRSDTADAAPPAAASSTADYFVWAEPSDPESEPLFTTAAATADVSGHLHLPLIAGVTEATTTISWGSYLLHENKIPLGFDHEGVEKVEPHRACNRNRVKMKRISLKISRPKITAISLKVSVFGITWLASPVTLHVRTPRAAIARAGSWIG encoded by the coding sequence ATGGTGGCGACGAAGCAGCTGCGGCGGGTGCGCACGCTGGGCCGCGGCGCGTCGGGCGCCGTGGTGTGGCTGGCCTCCGACGAGGCCTCGGGCGAGCTGCTGGCGGTCAAGTCAGCGCGCGCCGCGGGGGCCGCGGCGCAGCTCCGGCGCGAGGGCCGCGTCCTGGAGGGCCTCTCCTCGCCGCACATCGTGCCCTGCCTGGGCACccgcgccgcggcgggcggcgagtaCCAGCTCCTCCTCGAGTTCGCGCCCGGCGGGTCGCTCGCCGACGAGGCCGCCAGGAGCGCCGGGGGCAGCCTCGCGGAGCGCGACATCCGGGCCTACGCCGGGGAcgtggcgcgcgggctggcCTACCTCCACGGCCGCTCGCTCGTGCACGGGGACGTCAAGGCCCGTAACGTGGTCATCGGCGCCGACGGCCGCGCCAGGCTCACCGACTTCGGCTGCGCCAGGCCCGCGGGGTCGGCGCGCCCCCTCGGCGGCACCCCGGCGTTCATGGCGCCCGAGGTTGCGCGAGGGGAGGAGCAGGGCCCCGCCGCTGACGTCTGGGCGCTCGGGTGCACGGTCGTCGAGATGGCCACGGGGCGCGCGCCATGGAGCGACATGGAcgacctcctcgccgccgtccaccggaTCGGGTACACGGACGTCGTGCCGGAGGTGCCCGCGTGGCTGTCGGCGGAGGCCAAGGACTTCGTGGCACGCTGCTTCGAGAGGCGCGCCAGCGCCCGGCCCACGGCCGCGCAGCTCGTCGCGCACCCGTtcgtcgcctccgccgccgcccgcggcccgGACGCGCGGCCGGCGAAGCAGGAGCTCCCGTCCCCCAAGACCACGCTGCACGACGCGTTCTGGGACTCGGACACCGAGGACGAGGCGGACGAGCTGTCAACCGGCGCGGCCGAGAGGATCGGTGCATTGGCGTGCGCCGGGTCCGCCCTGCCCGACTGGGACTCCGACGAAGGCTGGATCGACCTGCAGGACGGCCGCTCGGACACcgccgacgccgcgccgccggcggccgcctcctccaccgcggACTACTTCGTCTGGGCGGAACCATCAGACCCAGAGTCCGAGCCGCTcttcaccaccgccgccgccaccgcagaTGTCAGCGGCCATCTCCATCTCCCCCTCATTGCCGGAGTTACTGAGGCCACCACCACCATTAGCTGGGGCAGTTACCTGCTCCATGAAAATAAAATCCCACTTGGGTTCGACCACGAAGGGGTCGAAAAGGTGGAACCCCACCGTGCTTGTAACAGAAACAGAGTAAAAATGAAACGAATTTCGCTCAAAATATCCCGTCCAAAAATCACAGCAATTTCGCTCAAAGTTTCCGTCTTTGGCATCACCTGGTTGGCGAGCCCGGTTACGCTTCACGTGCGCACTCCTCGCGCCGCGATCGCCCGCGCAGGAAGTTGGATCGGTTAA